CGCTATTGCGAAAGATATTTATATGCAGCCGTTATTTAGAGAAAAGCGGGTCATTTTAGCAAAACAGCATCACCCGACATTACGCATTGATCAAAATGATTGGTCACAAGTGGCGACATTACCCCTAGTGTCGCTTCCTGCTCCTACGGCTTATAAGCCTTTGTGTACTGTCGAATCTGAATATCAGCGAATGGGATATGAGCCACAAGTGCTCTTAAAGACATTTAACTTGCGGGTTGCCTGTCAAATGTTGTTGGAAACCAATGCGATAATGTTTGCGAGTGAAAGTACGGCCGATTTGATGCCAGAACTTCATGCTTACCCAATGCCGAATGTTAACCGTAACTTTAGCCATTTTGTTGTTTCTGGCGGTTATCTTCAAACTCATCGTAACTACCCGTTATACAAGCATTTACACCAAGTTCTCCAAGCTACATTTCGCTAAGTTTGGCTGTCATGAGGTGACCTGAATTTTGCCAAAGAGATATTCAGTATTGAATATCTCAATTACCTATTGCCAATGTTTGAGCTAGGGTAATCTTGTTGTTAGATACATTTACTTTCTGTATTTAAAGACAATGAATGCGTGAAATTTGATGCTATCTACCTAGAAAATAGCATAGCGGAGTCAATCATGTGGTTAGCACGAATATTTTTATTATTAGCCATTGCCGCAGAAGTTGCGGGTACGAGTACCATGAGTTTAATTTCCAGTGAAGGTAGTCACTGGGGATATTGGGTGATGTATGGCTTAATTTGTATTTCATATTTTTTCTTATCGTTGGCAGCAAAAAAGATCGCAATTGGTGTGGCATATGCGGTGTGGGAAGGGCTCGGTATTGCGTTAATTACCCTCGTTTCAGTGTTTGTGTTTGATGCTCAATTAAATACGCAACAGTTGATTGGTTTAGCAATGGCAACGGTAGGGATTGTACTTGTCACCTTGGGTGAAGAGCATAAGCCATCTTTAGCAAGTAAAGCATCAGCATAGGGAGGCGCAAAATGAGTCAATTTTTCACATTATCATTTGGTTTTGTTGTCCTCGCGGCTTTTGTTGATATTTTAGCGAATATGGCACTGACTCGATCTAATGGCTTTAGTCATAAACGCTGGGGAACATTATCGCTGTTGTTGGTGATGCTGGCGTTTACTTTACTTGCTCAAGCAGTTAAAGAAATTGACTTAGCCGTAGCTTATGCATCATGGGGAGCAATTGGGATTTTAGGTACTGCGATTGGTGGATCGCTGCTGTTTAAGCAAAAGCTTAAGCCTATTGGTTGGATCGGCATTGCAGTGGTTATCGC
This genomic window from Photobacterium angustum contains:
- a CDS encoding SMR family transporter → MWLARIFLLLAIAAEVAGTSTMSLISSEGSHWGYWVMYGLICISYFFLSLAAKKIAIGVAYAVWEGLGIALITLVSVFVFDAQLNTQQLIGLAMATVGIVLVTLGEEHKPSLASKASA
- a CDS encoding SMR family transporter, producing the protein MSQFFTLSFGFVVLAAFVDILANMALTRSNGFSHKRWGTLSLLLVMLAFTLLAQAVKEIDLAVAYASWGAIGILGTAIGGSLLFKQKLKPIGWIGIAVVIAAVVVMKTA